One region of Pseudomonas sp. ABC1 genomic DNA includes:
- the yddG gene encoding aromatic amino acid DMT transporter YddG: MRNKNTATLIGLVAILLWSSIVGLIRGVSESFGAIGGAAMIYTVASIFLLLTIGFPRLSDFPRRYLLWGSLLFIAYELCLSLSIGYANSSRQAIEVGMVNYLWPTFTLLAAIAFNGQKANALVIPGSLLALFGICWVLGGDEGLDLAEMAANVTDNPLSYGLAFSGALIWAAYCSVTARIANGRNGITLFFMLVALALWSHYLIADSGSMDFNAHSLLTLAMAAGAMGFGYAAWNVGILHGNITVLAGASYFTPILSAALAALFLQTALSPAFWQGTVMVCGGSILCWLAVRKQTAEKSPS; this comes from the coding sequence ATGCGAAACAAGAACACGGCCACCCTCATCGGGCTCGTCGCGATCCTGTTGTGGAGTTCGATCGTCGGCCTGATCCGTGGCGTCAGCGAAAGCTTCGGCGCCATCGGCGGGGCGGCCATGATCTACACCGTCGCGTCGATCTTCCTGCTGCTGACCATCGGCTTTCCCAGGCTGAGCGATTTCCCCCGCCGCTACCTGCTGTGGGGCAGCCTTTTGTTCATCGCGTACGAACTGTGCCTCTCGCTCTCCATCGGCTATGCCAACAGCAGCCGCCAGGCCATCGAGGTGGGCATGGTCAATTACCTGTGGCCGACCTTCACCCTGCTCGCCGCGATTGCCTTCAACGGCCAGAAAGCGAACGCACTGGTGATACCCGGCAGCCTGCTGGCACTGTTCGGAATCTGCTGGGTACTGGGCGGCGACGAGGGACTGGACCTGGCCGAAATGGCGGCGAACGTCACGGACAACCCGCTGAGCTACGGCCTGGCATTCTCCGGGGCGCTGATCTGGGCAGCCTATTGCAGCGTAACCGCACGGATCGCCAATGGCCGGAATGGCATCACGCTGTTCTTCATGCTGGTCGCCCTGGCGCTCTGGAGCCACTACCTGATCGCGGACAGCGGCAGCATGGACTTCAACGCCCACTCGCTCCTGACGCTGGCCATGGCTGCCGGCGCCATGGGCTTCGGCTATGCCGCGTGGAACGTCGGCATCCTGCACGGCAACATCACCGTACTGGCCGGGGCGTCCTACTTTACCCCGATCCTCTCCGCCGCCCTGGCCGCCCTGTTTCTGCAAACGGCACTTTCCCCTGCCTTCTGGCAAGGCACAGTCATGGTCTGCGGGGGATCGATCCTGTGCTGGCTGGCGGTACGCAAGCAGACGGCGGAAAAGTCGCCGTCCTGA
- the ychF gene encoding redox-regulated ATPase YchF, protein MGFNCGIVGLPNVGKSTLFNALTKSGIAAENFPFCTIEPNSGIVPMPDARLAALAEIVKPERVLPTTMEFVDIAGLVAGASKGEGLGNKFLANIRETDAIAHVVRCFEDDNVIHVSNSVDPKRDIEIIDLELIFADLDSCEKQLQKVTRNAKGGDKEALAQKALLEKLIPHFTEGKPARSLLKNLGDEERRLVRSFHLLTSKPVMYIANVAEDGFEGNPHLDVVKAIAEEEGAIVVPVCNKIEAEIAELDDGEEKDMFLEALGLEEPGLNRVIRAGYELLNLQTYFTAGVKEVRAWTVKVGATAPQSAAVIHTDFEKGFIRAEVIAYDDFIQYKGEAGAKEAGKWRLEGKEYIVKDGDVMHFRFNV, encoded by the coding sequence ATGGGATTCAATTGCGGCATCGTCGGCCTGCCCAACGTCGGCAAGTCCACCCTGTTCAACGCCCTCACCAAGTCGGGTATTGCGGCGGAAAACTTCCCGTTCTGCACCATCGAACCCAACAGCGGCATCGTACCGATGCCGGACGCCCGCCTGGCCGCCCTGGCAGAAATCGTGAAACCGGAGCGCGTGCTGCCGACCACCATGGAGTTCGTCGATATCGCCGGCCTGGTCGCTGGCGCCTCCAAGGGTGAAGGGCTGGGTAACAAGTTCCTCGCCAACATCCGCGAGACCGATGCCATCGCCCACGTGGTGCGCTGCTTCGAGGACGACAACGTCATCCACGTCTCCAACTCGGTGGATCCGAAGCGCGACATCGAGATCATCGACCTGGAGCTGATCTTCGCCGACCTGGACAGCTGCGAGAAGCAACTGCAGAAGGTCACGCGCAATGCCAAGGGCGGCGACAAGGAAGCCCTGGCCCAGAAGGCCCTGCTGGAAAAACTCATCCCCCACTTCACCGAAGGCAAGCCAGCGCGCTCGCTGCTGAAGAACCTGGGCGATGAAGAAAGGCGCCTGGTGCGCAGCTTCCACCTGCTGACCAGCAAGCCGGTGATGTATATCGCCAACGTCGCGGAAGACGGCTTCGAGGGCAACCCGCACCTCGACGTGGTCAAGGCCATCGCCGAGGAAGAAGGCGCGATTGTCGTACCGGTCTGCAACAAGATCGAAGCGGAAATCGCCGAGCTCGACGACGGCGAAGAGAAGGACATGTTCCTTGAAGCCCTGGGCCTGGAAGAGCCCGGCCTCAATCGCGTTATCCGCGCCGGCTACGAACTGCTCAACCTGCAGACCTACTTCACCGCCGGGGTCAAGGAAGTGCGCGCATGGACCGTCAAGGTCGGAGCCACCGCCCCGCAGTCCGCCGCCGTCATCCACACCGACTTCGAGAAAGGCTTCATCCGCGCCGAAGTCATCGCCTACGACGACTTCATCCAGTACAAAGGCGAAGCCGGTGCCAAGGAAGCCGGCAAATGGCGCCTGGAAGGCAAGGAATACATCGTCAAGGACGGTGACGTGATGCACTTCCGCTTTAACGTGTGA
- a CDS encoding 50S ribosomal protein L25/general stress protein Ctc, with amino-acid sequence MTDFTLNAQERSDLGKGASRRLRRNANLVPAVIYGGQAEPRSISLLAKELAKLLESEASFSHVLTLNVEGKQESVLIKALQRHPAKGFVLHADFVRVVAGQKVTAHVPLHFTNEATSVGVKQQGGEVSHTVSEVEVSVLPQNLPEFIEVDLSNVEVGQIVHLSDLKLPKGVELVALAHGNDLAVANIHASRVQDDTAEAAAE; translated from the coding sequence ATGACTGATTTCACCCTGAATGCCCAAGAGCGTTCCGACCTGGGGAAAGGTGCGAGCCGCCGCCTGCGTCGTAACGCCAACCTGGTTCCCGCCGTTATCTACGGTGGCCAGGCAGAGCCTCGCTCCATCAGCCTGCTGGCCAAAGAACTGGCCAAGCTGCTGGAAAGCGAAGCGTCCTTCAGCCACGTTCTGACCCTGAACGTTGAAGGCAAGCAAGAGTCCGTACTGATCAAGGCCCTGCAACGCCACCCGGCCAAAGGCTTCGTCCTGCACGCCGACTTCGTGCGCGTTGTCGCTGGCCAGAAAGTGACTGCACACGTACCGCTGCACTTCACTAATGAAGCCACTTCGGTTGGCGTCAAGCAGCAAGGCGGCGAAGTTTCCCACACCGTATCGGAAGTCGAAGTTTCGGTTCTGCCGCAAAACCTGCCGGAGTTCATCGAAGTCGACCTGTCCAACGTTGAAGTCGGCCAGATCGTTCACCTGTCCGACCTGAAACTGCCGAAAGGCGTCGAGCTGGTAGCCCTGGCTCACGGCAACGACCTGGCTGTGGCCAACATCCACGCCAGCCGCGTGCAGGACGACACCGCAGAAGCCGCTGCCGAGTAA
- the hemA gene encoding glutamyl-tRNA reductase: MAFIALGINHKTASVDVRERVAFTPEQMVEALQALCRLTPTREAAILSTCNRSELYLQQDVAATDEVLTWLADYHRLSLDELRACAYVHTDDKAVRHMMRVASGLDSMVLGEPQILGQMKSAYAVAREAGSVGPLLGRLFQATFSTAKVVRTDTAIGENPVSVAFAAVSLAKQIFSDLHRSQALLIGAGETITLVARHLHEQGVKRIVVANRTLERASTLAEEFGAHAILLADIPQELYNSDIVISSTASQLPILGKGAVEQALKRRRHKPMFMVDIAVPRDIEPQVGELEDVYLYSVDDLHEVVAENLKSRQGAAQAAEALVNIGTDDFMSRLRELAAVDVLKAYRQQAERIRDEELGKAQRLLANGSSVEDVMAQLARGLTNKLLHAPSVQLKKLSAEGRIEALAMAQELFALNQGPDKS; encoded by the coding sequence ATGGCCTTCATCGCGCTTGGTATCAATCATAAGACCGCCTCGGTGGATGTCCGCGAGCGTGTCGCCTTCACGCCCGAGCAGATGGTTGAGGCCTTGCAGGCGTTGTGTCGCCTCACGCCCACACGTGAGGCCGCGATACTCTCGACCTGCAATCGCAGTGAGCTTTACCTGCAGCAGGATGTGGCGGCGACGGACGAGGTGCTGACCTGGCTCGCCGACTATCACCGCCTCAGTCTCGACGAGTTGCGCGCCTGTGCCTATGTGCACACCGACGACAAGGCTGTGCGGCACATGATGCGCGTGGCCTCCGGGCTCGATTCGATGGTGCTGGGCGAGCCGCAGATTCTCGGCCAGATGAAATCCGCCTATGCCGTTGCCCGTGAAGCCGGAAGCGTCGGGCCGCTGCTGGGACGGTTGTTCCAGGCTACGTTCAGCACCGCCAAGGTGGTGCGCACCGACACCGCGATCGGCGAGAACCCGGTCTCGGTGGCCTTTGCCGCAGTCAGCCTGGCGAAACAGATATTCAGCGACCTGCACCGCAGCCAGGCGCTGCTGATCGGCGCCGGCGAGACCATCACGCTGGTTGCGCGCCACCTGCACGAACAGGGCGTCAAGCGCATCGTCGTCGCCAACCGGACCCTGGAGCGTGCCAGCACGCTGGCCGAGGAGTTCGGTGCCCATGCCATCCTGCTCGCCGATATTCCGCAGGAGCTGTACAACAGCGACATCGTCATCAGTTCCACTGCCAGCCAGTTGCCGATCCTTGGCAAGGGCGCGGTGGAGCAGGCGCTCAAGCGCCGCCGGCACAAGCCGATGTTCATGGTCGACATCGCCGTGCCACGGGACATCGAGCCGCAGGTCGGCGAGCTGGAAGACGTCTACCTGTACTCCGTCGACGACCTGCATGAAGTGGTCGCGGAGAACCTCAAGAGCCGCCAGGGCGCGGCGCAGGCTGCCGAGGCGCTGGTCAACATCGGCACCGATGACTTCATGTCGCGGCTGCGCGAGCTGGCGGCGGTGGACGTCCTCAAGGCGTATCGCCAGCAGGCCGAGCGGATTCGCGACGAAGAGCTGGGCAAGGCCCAGCGTTTGCTCGCCAATGGCTCGTCGGTCGAGGACGTGATGGCGCAACTGGCGCGCGGCCTGACCAACAAGCTGCTGCATGCGCCCAGCGTGCAACTGAAGAAACTGTCGGCCGAAGGCCGTATCGAGGCATTGGCCATGGCCCAGGAACTTTTCGCTCTCAACCAGGGCCCGGACAAGTCATGA
- the pth gene encoding aminoacyl-tRNA hydrolase, whose product MSAVQLIVGLGNPGSEYERTRHNAGALFVERLADQQRISLTTDKKYSGLVGKFSHQGHDVRLLIPTTYMNRSGLSVAALANFFRIAPDAILVAHDELDMPPGVAKLKLGGGHGGHNGLRDIIAQLGNQNNFYRLRLGIGHPGHASMVSNFVLGRAPRSEQDMLDASIDFALGVVPEMLAGDWAKAMQKLHSQKATS is encoded by the coding sequence ATGAGCGCCGTCCAACTGATCGTCGGCCTGGGCAATCCGGGCAGCGAATACGAGCGGACCCGGCATAATGCGGGCGCCCTTTTTGTCGAACGCCTGGCCGATCAACAGCGCATCAGCCTGACCACCGACAAAAAATATTCCGGACTGGTCGGCAAGTTCAGCCACCAGGGCCATGATGTCCGTCTGCTCATCCCCACCACCTACATGAACCGCAGCGGTCTTTCCGTAGCGGCATTGGCGAATTTCTTCCGCATTGCGCCGGATGCAATTCTGGTGGCGCACGACGAACTCGACATGCCGCCCGGCGTCGCCAAGCTCAAACTGGGCGGCGGACACGGCGGACACAACGGGCTGCGCGACATCATCGCCCAGCTCGGCAACCAAAATAATTTCTACCGCCTGCGGCTCGGCATCGGCCACCCCGGGCATGCCAGCATGGTCTCCAACTTCGTCCTCGGTCGCGCCCCGCGTAGCGAGCAGGACATGCTGGATGCCAGCATCGACTTCGCCCTCGGCGTCGTCCCCGAGATGCTCGCTGGCGACTGGGCCAAGGCCATGCAGAAACTGCACAGCCAGAAAGCCACTTCCTGA
- the ispE gene encoding 4-(cytidine 5'-diphospho)-2-C-methyl-D-erythritol kinase: protein MLTLPAPAKLNLMLHILGRRPDGYHELQTLFQFLDYGDELSFSTRQDGEIRLHTDLPGVDHEHNLIVRAARLLQRHSGTRLGADIHLDKRLPMGGGLGGGSSNAATTLLGLDHLWQLGIERTSLAGLGLSLGADVPVFVHGHAAFAEGVGERLTPVEPEEPWYLVLVPQVSVSTAEIFSDPLLTRDSPAIKVRSVLERGGRNDCQPVVEKRYKEVRNALILLNKFVSARLTGTGGCVFGAFPNRLEADKVSAQLSVSLPGFVAKGSNVSMLHRKLEALA from the coding sequence ATGCTCACACTGCCCGCCCCCGCCAAGCTCAACCTGATGCTGCACATCCTGGGACGCCGCCCCGATGGCTACCATGAGTTGCAGACCCTGTTTCAGTTTCTCGACTACGGCGACGAGTTGAGCTTCAGCACAAGGCAGGATGGTGAAATCCGCCTGCACACGGACCTGCCAGGGGTCGACCACGAACACAACCTGATCGTGCGCGCCGCGCGCCTGCTGCAGCGCCACAGCGGCACCCGCCTCGGCGCAGACATCCATCTGGACAAACGCCTGCCAATGGGCGGCGGTCTCGGCGGCGGCAGCTCGAACGCGGCCACCACACTGCTGGGCCTCGACCATTTGTGGCAGTTGGGCATCGAGCGTACGAGCCTGGCCGGACTGGGCCTGAGCCTCGGCGCGGACGTTCCCGTCTTCGTCCACGGCCATGCCGCATTCGCCGAAGGCGTTGGCGAGCGACTGACCCCCGTCGAGCCCGAGGAACCCTGGTACCTCGTGCTCGTTCCGCAAGTCTCTGTCAGCACAGCAGAAATTTTCTCCGATCCGCTGTTGACACGAGATAGTCCCGCCATTAAAGTGCGCTCCGTTCTCGAGCGGGGCGGTCGGAATGACTGTCAGCCGGTTGTTGAAAAGCGCTACAAAGAAGTTCGTAACGCTTTGATCTTGCTAAACAAATTCGTTTCAGCTAGATTAACCGGCACTGGAGGTTGTGTGTTTGGGGCCTTCCCAAACAGACTCGAAGCTGATAAAGTTTCGGCCCAACTTTCGGTATCCCTGCCAGGGTTTGTCGCCAAGGGAAGCAATGTTTCGATGTTGCACCGAAAGCTTGAAGCTCTAGCCTGA
- a CDS encoding tetratricopeptide repeat protein: MRIPTSVSVQASRRLPMHMALWLLDNRSLGQARGVKRLAGRLLKQPALDGVVVAQSRLGRLLCHDCDSQRDRRIGLELLRQAARAGDCQAQLELGRLYCQPKQREPALARHWLEQAVSRGSDEARTLLRELP, translated from the coding sequence ATGAGAATCCCCACCAGCGTTTCAGTTCAGGCCAGCCGTCGACTGCCCATGCACATGGCATTGTGGTTGCTCGACAATCGGTCTCTGGGCCAGGCCCGAGGCGTCAAACGCCTGGCTGGGCGTTTGCTCAAACAACCGGCACTGGATGGCGTGGTCGTGGCGCAAAGCCGCCTTGGGCGCTTGCTCTGTCATGACTGCGATAGCCAGCGTGATCGGCGTATCGGCCTGGAGCTGCTGCGCCAGGCTGCCCGCGCCGGCGATTGCCAGGCCCAGCTGGAGCTGGGGCGTCTCTATTGCCAACCCAAGCAGCGCGAGCCGGCGCTTGCCCGCCATTGGCTGGAGCAGGCGGTTTCCCGTGGCTCGGACGAAGCCAGGACGCTGCTGCGCGAGTTGCCCTGA
- a CDS encoding ribose-phosphate pyrophosphokinase — translation MSKMMVFTGNANPDLARRVVRQLHIPLGDAYVGKFSDGEISVEINENVRGKDVFLIQPTCAPTNDNLMELVVMADAFRRSSATRITAVVPYFGYARQDRRPRSARVPISAKVVADMLDVVGVNRVLTVDLHADQIQGFFDMPVDNIYGSPVLVDDIQAQRFENLMIVSPDIGGVVRARAVAKSLGVDLAIIDKRRPKANQSEVMHIIGDIEGRTCILVDDMVDTAGTLCHAAAALKKHGAAKVYAYCTHPILSGRAIENIEGSELDELVVTNTIPLSAAAQSCTRIRQLDIAPVVAEAVRRISNAESISAMFR, via the coding sequence GTGTCCAAGATGATGGTCTTCACGGGGAACGCTAACCCCGATCTGGCCCGGCGTGTCGTACGTCAGCTCCATATCCCCCTCGGTGATGCCTACGTCGGAAAATTCTCCGATGGCGAGATCAGCGTCGAAATCAACGAAAACGTTCGCGGTAAAGACGTCTTCCTGATTCAACCGACCTGCGCACCGACCAATGACAACCTGATGGAACTGGTGGTAATGGCCGATGCCTTCCGCCGCTCCTCTGCCACGCGCATCACGGCTGTCGTACCCTATTTCGGCTATGCCCGCCAGGACCGTCGTCCTCGCTCCGCGCGCGTGCCGATCAGCGCCAAGGTCGTGGCCGACATGCTCGATGTGGTGGGCGTCAACCGCGTCCTCACCGTCGACCTGCATGCCGATCAGATACAGGGCTTCTTCGATATGCCGGTGGATAACATCTACGGCTCGCCAGTTCTGGTCGATGACATCCAGGCACAGCGCTTCGAGAACCTGATGATCGTCTCCCCCGACATCGGCGGTGTGGTACGTGCCCGTGCAGTGGCCAAATCCCTGGGCGTAGACCTGGCGATCATCGACAAGCGTCGGCCCAAGGCCAACCAGTCGGAAGTCATGCACATCATCGGCGACATCGAAGGCCGTACCTGCATCCTCGTGGATGACATGGTCGACACCGCCGGAACCTTGTGCCATGCCGCTGCAGCGCTCAAGAAGCACGGCGCCGCCAAGGTGTATGCCTATTGCACGCACCCGATCCTTTCAGGACGCGCCATCGAGAACATCGAAGGCTCCGAGCTCGACGAACTGGTGGTGACCAACACCATCCCGTTGTCGGCCGCCGCACAGTCCTGTACCCGTATTCGCCAACTGGACATCGCTCCAGTGGTCGCTGAAGCGGTACGCCGCATCAGCAACGCAGAATCGATCAGCGCGATGTTCCGTTAA
- the lolB gene encoding lipoprotein insertase outer membrane protein LolB has product MHLSRALATVLLGLLLTGCAGLGQKEAVEGTGNMQDWQVHKSHITPLDGWQINGKIGIRAPRDSGSGTLFWLQRQDYFDIRLSGPLGRGATRLTGRPDAVSLEIAGEGRFEAASPEALLDERLGWQLPVSNLFWWVRGLPAPDSRSRLSLDADSRLQRLSQDGWDVQYLSYTEQDGYHLPERIRLQGKDLQITLVIKDWQPRQLGH; this is encoded by the coding sequence ATGCACTTATCACGCGCGCTGGCCACTGTACTGCTCGGCCTGCTGCTCACAGGCTGCGCCGGCCTGGGACAGAAGGAAGCCGTCGAAGGCACTGGCAACATGCAGGACTGGCAGGTCCACAAGAGCCATATCACCCCCCTCGATGGCTGGCAGATCAACGGCAAGATCGGCATTCGAGCCCCACGCGACTCCGGTAGCGGCACACTGTTCTGGCTGCAACGCCAGGACTACTTCGACATTCGCCTGTCCGGTCCACTGGGCCGTGGCGCGACCCGCCTGACTGGCCGCCCCGATGCCGTCAGCCTGGAAATAGCCGGCGAAGGTCGCTTCGAAGCAGCCTCACCAGAAGCGCTGCTGGACGAACGTCTCGGTTGGCAATTGCCAGTCTCCAACCTGTTCTGGTGGGTGCGCGGCCTGCCGGCACCCGATAGCCGCAGCCGTCTCAGCCTGGATGCCGACAGCCGCCTGCAGCGACTCTCGCAGGATGGCTGGGACGTCCAGTACCTGAGCTATACCGAGCAGGACGGCTACCACCTGCCCGAAAGAATCCGCCTGCAAGGCAAGGACCTGCAGATCACCCTCGTCATCAAGGACTGGCAGCCACGCCAGCTCGGCCACTGA
- a CDS encoding tetratricopeptide repeat protein yields MNRLLALAATLLIAGCQTTAQESSPPVDPSEQNASVPSAPMTYGAFTQDSLYALLVAELAGQRNRFDIALDNYVRQARITQDAGVAERSFRIAEYMGAAQPALDSVLIWARNAPDSLDAQRAAAIQLARAGYYEESLEFMEKVLSGQGDTHFDFLALSAVESDPDTRAGLLQSFDRLLVKYPQNPQLVFGKAVLLQQDERPEEALALLEKQPTAQQQVPSILLRARLLQALDRGDEALPLLENGLRRNPDDKRLRLTYARTLVEHDQLEKAIGEFATLIQQYPDDNDLRFSMALVCLEAQAWQEAIIYLEELIARGSHLDPAYFNLGRAYQELGEPELALQAYEQVGPSNEYLPAKLFQSQILLETGDPQAVSRMLASARTEQPDYAIQLYLIEIEALADLQDGDASWQLIQQALAEYPEDLSLLYTRAMLADRRGQTQQLEKDLRFILEREPDNAMALNALGYTLAERTDRHAEALELIEQAHRLNPDDPAILDSLGWVYFKLGNLDKAESHLRRAYARFRDHEVAAHLGEVLWAQGKHKEARKIWSTALSEQPDSPILKETLRRLTGKETP; encoded by the coding sequence ATGAACAGACTCCTTGCCCTAGCCGCCACGTTGCTCATCGCCGGTTGCCAGACGACCGCGCAGGAAAGCAGCCCTCCGGTCGACCCCAGCGAACAGAACGCCTCGGTGCCCAGCGCGCCCATGACCTACGGCGCCTTCACCCAGGACAGCCTCTACGCCCTGCTGGTCGCTGAGCTCGCCGGCCAGCGCAACCGCTTCGATATCGCCCTCGACAACTATGTACGCCAGGCACGCATCACACAGGATGCCGGCGTGGCCGAGCGCAGCTTCCGCATCGCCGAGTACATGGGCGCCGCGCAACCGGCACTGGACTCAGTACTCATATGGGCCCGCAACGCCCCGGACAGCCTCGACGCCCAGCGCGCCGCCGCCATACAACTGGCACGCGCCGGGTACTACGAGGAATCCCTGGAGTTCATGGAGAAAGTCCTGAGCGGCCAGGGCGACACCCACTTCGACTTCCTCGCCCTGTCGGCGGTGGAAAGCGACCCGGATACCCGCGCCGGCCTGCTGCAAAGCTTCGACCGACTCCTGGTCAAGTACCCGCAGAATCCGCAACTGGTCTTCGGCAAGGCCGTCCTGCTGCAACAGGACGAACGCCCCGAGGAAGCCCTGGCATTGCTGGAAAAGCAGCCCACTGCCCAGCAGCAGGTGCCCTCGATCCTGCTTCGCGCCCGCTTGCTGCAAGCACTCGACCGCGGCGACGAAGCCTTGCCCCTGCTGGAAAACGGCCTGCGTCGCAACCCCGACGACAAACGCCTGCGCCTGACCTATGCACGCACCCTGGTCGAGCATGACCAACTGGAAAAGGCCATCGGCGAATTCGCCACCCTCATCCAGCAATACCCGGACGACAACGACCTGCGCTTCTCGATGGCCCTGGTCTGCCTGGAAGCACAAGCCTGGCAGGAAGCGATCATCTACCTGGAAGAACTGATCGCCCGTGGCAGCCACCTGGACCCGGCCTACTTCAACCTGGGCCGCGCCTACCAGGAACTGGGCGAGCCGGAGCTGGCCCTGCAAGCCTACGAACAGGTCGGCCCCAGCAACGAATACCTGCCAGCCAAGCTGTTCCAGAGCCAGATTCTTCTCGAGACCGGCGACCCACAGGCCGTCTCGCGGATGCTCGCCAGTGCGCGCACGGAGCAACCGGACTACGCCATCCAGTTGTATCTGATCGAAATCGAAGCACTGGCCGACCTGCAGGACGGCGATGCTTCCTGGCAATTGATCCAGCAGGCCCTGGCGGAATACCCCGAAGACCTCAGCCTGCTCTATACACGCGCCATGCTGGCCGATCGCCGTGGCCAGACCCAGCAACTGGAAAAGGACCTGCGCTTCATACTCGAACGCGAGCCCGACAACGCCATGGCGCTCAACGCCCTCGGCTACACCCTTGCCGAACGCACCGACCGGCACGCGGAAGCGCTCGAACTGATCGAGCAGGCTCACCGCCTCAACCCGGACGACCCGGCCATCCTCGACAGCCTGGGCTGGGTGTACTTCAAACTGGGCAACCTGGACAAGGCCGAAAGCCACCTGCGCCGTGCCTACGCCCGCTTCCGCGACCACGAAGTGGCCGCCCACCTTGGTGAAGTGCTCTGGGCCCAGGGCAAACACAAGGAAGCCCGCAAGATCTGGTCCACGGCACTGAGCGAACAGCCCGACAGCCCCATCCTGAAAGAAACCCTGCGACGCCTGACCGGCAAAGAGACGCCTTGA